The following coding sequences are from one Geothrix sp. window:
- a CDS encoding DUF2339 domain-containing protein translates to MEPQAPQDPAAQPELAERVARLEAQVAWLLQRQQAPPTQAPVPQAAPATRPLPRPVVRPAVPRKEISPVVWIAGIAASIFLLGTIFFFRWAIQQGWVGAELRFVLGLLVGGAIAAFAAKLILGDSHRLGVALLLAGLGTLQFTFRAGAMEYHFYAAPLGLAATALVTLLAGGLAARGRSGGALTVALVSGLVAPLVFSQGGHHEVALAVYLAVLMAAALAVPYLARTGGSWHGARWTALVGVWLLLLPACLDVMKGDAATLALLLVLHLVLAGLWAWLPGTEERPGTPTVLWLVASILATSYGWLVWKRMDLAVETFALPVLLVAALNLALVQPLRHRMGGRCADWGLLALIAGHLALAVPVALAWAWVGPLWGAFALGLAWASLKAEKGDFAEEATALRWLAAALALATTLRWAFHGLDGLLFSSHGYTPLLNPAFAEGALASAAWWLLTRRGGPLGLISFMALQVTANVTLAFEAARLVQRLQAPARPGLGYGPSRAASIAMTLVWALSGAWQWMRGLGQRDEARRALMIAGYAWMGIASFKLIAADLDHADTPLRALAFLGVGAIGMAAAILANRSRSGEAS, encoded by the coding sequence ATGGAACCCCAGGCCCCACAGGATCCCGCCGCCCAGCCCGAGCTCGCCGAGCGCGTGGCCCGCCTGGAGGCCCAGGTGGCCTGGCTGCTGCAGCGGCAGCAGGCACCCCCGACCCAGGCTCCGGTGCCCCAGGCGGCACCCGCCACCCGTCCCCTGCCCCGCCCCGTCGTGCGCCCCGCCGTCCCCCGCAAGGAGATCTCCCCAGTGGTGTGGATCGCCGGCATCGCGGCCTCCATCTTCCTCCTCGGCACCATCTTCTTCTTCCGCTGGGCCATCCAGCAGGGCTGGGTGGGGGCGGAGCTGCGCTTCGTCCTGGGCCTGCTGGTGGGCGGCGCCATCGCCGCCTTCGCCGCGAAGCTGATCCTCGGTGACAGCCATCGCCTGGGCGTGGCGCTGCTGCTGGCGGGCCTCGGCACCCTGCAGTTCACCTTCCGCGCCGGCGCCATGGAATACCACTTCTACGCCGCGCCCCTGGGCTTGGCGGCGACGGCCCTCGTCACGCTGCTGGCCGGCGGGCTCGCCGCCCGGGGCCGAAGTGGCGGGGCCCTGACCGTGGCCCTGGTCTCCGGCCTGGTGGCGCCCCTGGTCTTCAGCCAGGGCGGCCATCACGAGGTGGCCCTGGCGGTGTACCTCGCCGTGCTCATGGCCGCTGCGCTCGCGGTGCCCTACCTCGCCCGCACGGGGGGCTCCTGGCACGGGGCCCGCTGGACGGCCCTCGTGGGCGTGTGGCTGCTGCTGCTGCCCGCCTGCCTTGACGTCATGAAGGGCGATGCCGCGACCCTCGCCCTGCTCCTCGTCCTGCACCTGGTGCTCGCGGGCCTGTGGGCCTGGCTGCCGGGCACGGAGGAACGCCCCGGCACGCCCACGGTGCTCTGGCTGGTGGCCTCGATCCTCGCCACCTCGTACGGCTGGCTGGTCTGGAAGCGCATGGACCTCGCCGTCGAGACCTTCGCCCTGCCCGTCCTCCTCGTGGCGGCCCTGAACCTGGCCCTGGTGCAGCCCCTCCGCCACCGCATGGGGGGCCGTTGCGCCGACTGGGGGCTGCTGGCCCTGATTGCCGGACACCTGGCCCTGGCGGTGCCCGTGGCCCTAGCCTGGGCCTGGGTGGGTCCGCTGTGGGGCGCCTTCGCCCTGGGCCTGGCCTGGGCCTCCCTCAAGGCCGAGAAGGGCGACTTCGCCGAGGAGGCCACCGCGCTGCGCTGGCTCGCCGCGGCCCTGGCCCTGGCCACCACCCTGCGCTGGGCCTTCCACGGCCTCGACGGGCTGCTCTTCAGCAGCCACGGCTACACACCCCTCCTCAATCCCGCCTTTGCCGAAGGGGCCCTGGCCTCCGCCGCCTGGTGGTTGCTGACGCGCCGTGGTGGTCCCCTGGGCCTGATCTCCTTCATGGCCCTGCAGGTCACGGCCAACGTCACGCTGGCCTTCGAGGCCGCGCGCCTGGTCCAGCGGCTTCAGGCTCCCGCCCGCCCGGGCCTCGGCTACGGTCCCTCCCGTGCCGCCTCCATCGCCATGACCTTGGTCTGGGCGCTGTCCGGCGCCTGGCAGTGGATGCGCGGCCTCGGCCAGCGGGACGAGGCCCGCCGGGCCCTGATGATCGCGGGCTACGCCTGGATGGGCATCGCCAGCTTCAAGCTCATCGCGGCGGACCTCGACCATGCCGACACGCCCCTGCGGGCCCTCGCCTTCCTCGGCGTCGGCGCCATCGGCATGGCCGCCGCCATCCTCGCCAACCGCTCGCGCTCCGGGGAAGCGTCATGA
- a CDS encoding SPOR domain-containing protein: MNTRDQISIQSQSILWVAGVGVGLLTLAFVLGVQVGKQSAALRRPMQKGVEEELKDLPEPLVDQLKFFEGEGPDKLVPTQKVDAAAPKEEPKPEPKAEVKPAEKAAEPEAWTLQLVATAEAAEAKRVADKAKTAGFATTTVKEKGQLKVRLTKATDRAAADKTAEKLKKAGFKPFAVKVE; the protein is encoded by the coding sequence GTGAACACACGCGACCAGATCAGCATCCAAAGCCAGTCCATCCTCTGGGTGGCGGGCGTGGGCGTGGGCCTGCTGACCCTGGCCTTCGTCCTGGGCGTGCAGGTGGGCAAGCAGAGCGCGGCGCTGCGCCGCCCCATGCAGAAGGGTGTGGAGGAGGAGCTGAAGGACCTGCCGGAGCCCCTGGTGGACCAGCTCAAGTTCTTCGAAGGCGAGGGTCCCGACAAGCTGGTCCCCACCCAGAAGGTGGACGCGGCCGCTCCCAAAGAGGAGCCCAAGCCCGAGCCGAAGGCCGAGGTCAAGCCCGCGGAGAAGGCCGCCGAGCCCGAGGCCTGGACCCTGCAGCTGGTGGCCACCGCCGAGGCCGCCGAGGCCAAGCGGGTGGCCGACAAGGCCAAGACCGCCGGCTTCGCCACGACCACCGTGAAGGAGAAGGGCCAGCTGAAGGTGCGCCTGACGAAAGCCACGGATCGCGCCGCCGCGGACAAGACCGCCGAGAAGCTGAAGAAGGCCGGCTTCAAGCCCTTCGCGGTGAAGGTGGAGTAG
- a CDS encoding GGDEF domain-containing response regulator, with product MTSATPKGPQSLQVLLVDDNPIQLSLLRHLFQRHGHLTIEARNGAEALIVLATEFPDVVVSDCVMPLLDGYQFCRLVKDDRATRHLPVLLLTAQGAGLARFWAKTCGADRFLVKGRDLDHVVEVATALARQSSRPHTAHAVPRLAQENFGVDAIQRRLAQALEQRLVETALRDSVARLYTAEHDTPRLIQGFVEILQELVLPGALLVAYLGEDGLWCHGVHGSSAGAEDRQALQQALADQGLFQAPPDCHWHPAADDDERRRSLRDPILRVFPASTPGYPVVGALAFITERRSAEDHERLFEIAAEELGRLLSLEDSRLRLYHQAIRDPLTGLYNRKHILDMLGMELDQCGRFGQGLSVMLVDLDHFKAVNDRFGHAAGDQVLGVMAQRMAFGLRKVDQLGRIGGEEFLAYCPQTDLEGARALAERLREQVAIDSIPGLPANDRVTLSIGLATWEGPEDTPERLLSRADKALYRAKAEGRNRVVG from the coding sequence ATGACATCTGCCACGCCGAAGGGTCCCCAGTCGCTCCAGGTCCTCCTGGTAGACGACAACCCCATCCAGTTGAGCCTCCTCCGGCACCTCTTCCAGCGGCACGGGCACCTCACCATCGAAGCCCGCAACGGCGCCGAGGCCCTCATCGTCCTGGCCACGGAGTTCCCCGACGTGGTGGTGAGCGACTGCGTGATGCCCCTCCTCGACGGCTACCAGTTCTGCCGCCTGGTGAAGGACGATCGGGCCACGCGCCACCTGCCCGTCCTGCTCCTCACGGCCCAGGGGGCCGGCCTGGCCCGGTTCTGGGCGAAGACCTGCGGCGCCGACCGCTTCCTGGTCAAGGGCCGGGACCTGGATCACGTGGTGGAGGTGGCCACCGCCCTGGCCAGGCAGTCCTCCCGCCCCCACACGGCCCACGCCGTCCCCAGGCTGGCCCAGGAGAACTTCGGGGTGGACGCCATCCAGCGGCGCCTCGCCCAGGCCCTGGAGCAGCGCCTCGTGGAAACGGCACTCCGGGATTCCGTCGCCCGCCTCTACACCGCCGAGCACGACACCCCGCGGCTGATCCAGGGCTTCGTCGAGATTCTCCAGGAGCTCGTCCTGCCCGGGGCGCTGCTCGTCGCCTACCTGGGCGAGGACGGCCTCTGGTGCCACGGCGTCCATGGCTCCTCCGCCGGTGCCGAGGACCGCCAGGCCCTACAGCAGGCCCTGGCCGACCAGGGGCTCTTCCAGGCGCCGCCGGACTGCCACTGGCATCCCGCTGCCGATGACGACGAGCGGCGGCGGAGCCTTCGCGATCCCATCCTCCGAGTCTTCCCCGCCAGCACGCCCGGCTACCCCGTGGTCGGAGCCCTGGCCTTCATCACCGAGCGGCGGTCCGCCGAGGACCATGAACGCCTCTTCGAGATCGCCGCGGAGGAGCTGGGCCGCCTGCTGAGCCTCGAGGACTCCCGCCTGCGCCTCTACCACCAGGCCATCCGCGATCCCCTCACGGGCCTCTACAACCGCAAGCACATCCTCGACATGCTCGGCATGGAGCTGGACCAGTGCGGCCGCTTCGGCCAGGGCCTGTCCGTCATGCTGGTGGACCTCGACCACTTCAAGGCCGTCAACGACCGCTTCGGCCACGCCGCTGGGGATCAGGTGCTGGGCGTCATGGCGCAGCGCATGGCCTTCGGCCTCCGCAAGGTGGACCAGCTGGGCCGCATCGGCGGCGAGGAGTTCCTGGCCTACTGCCCCCAGACCGATCTGGAGGGCGCCCGGGCCCTGGCCGAGCGCCTCCGCGAACAGGTGGCCATTGACTCGATCCCCGGCCTGCCGGCCAACGACCGGGTCACCCTGAGCATCGGCCTGGCCACCTGGGAGGGCCCCGAGGACACCCCGGAGCGCCTGCTCTCCCGGGCCGACAAGGCCCTCTACCGGGCCAAGGCGGAAGGACGGAACCGCGTCGTCGGCTGA
- a CDS encoding NFACT RNA binding domain-containing protein, whose protein sequence is MDAPLLLALTRAWLRDRGDLPVEAVWASGRALGLKWAGRRVAEGWVLLLQPKPELWLLGVEHPAWKRLQAEAPKDSGKLWSPWFQGAKLRAVEGDPRERWVGLHFQRRAITGRLESLRLAFQAIPGRPGIRVDGVDTQVPRLGLGVPFPAAAPEPVEDPPPFRRWRERWGDQLEAAIAGELPEVLEGEGELLARHRVWSEGRADALILGPAKAAAERKRQAESARLDRLAQALARDRAKHAAQLPLKAQARSLAAELYRLKGATREAVLLDGSRIALPEGATAEDAAQAWFAAAKKAERGLGRVAELEGELVRERAAWLRRAELEAEGLAPEPPPARQPRGKQPTKDKGTKRMQGGEGKRKDGKGAAFRSVMVDGFEVLIGKGDAENDQLTFKVADNLDFWFHVASVPGSHVVIRNPDKLSDLPRSVIERAAELAAYHSKARDGGKVEVHMARIADISKPRGFAPGKVILKKWVGIRVYPKP, encoded by the coding sequence ATGGATGCTCCGCTGCTGCTCGCCTTGACCCGCGCCTGGCTGCGGGACCGTGGCGACCTGCCCGTGGAGGCGGTATGGGCCTCCGGCCGGGCCCTGGGCCTGAAGTGGGCCGGGCGCAGGGTCGCGGAGGGGTGGGTGCTGCTGCTGCAGCCGAAGCCGGAGCTGTGGCTGCTGGGCGTGGAGCATCCAGCCTGGAAGCGCCTGCAGGCCGAGGCACCCAAGGACAGCGGGAAGCTCTGGAGCCCCTGGTTCCAGGGCGCGAAACTGCGGGCCGTGGAGGGCGATCCCCGCGAGCGCTGGGTGGGTCTCCACTTCCAGCGGCGCGCCATCACCGGGCGGCTGGAGTCGCTGCGCCTCGCCTTCCAGGCCATCCCCGGGCGCCCCGGGATCCGCGTGGATGGCGTGGACACGCAGGTGCCGAGGCTGGGCCTGGGTGTGCCCTTTCCGGCGGCGGCGCCCGAACCCGTGGAAGACCCGCCGCCCTTCCGGCGCTGGCGGGAGCGCTGGGGCGACCAGCTGGAGGCCGCCATCGCCGGGGAGCTTCCCGAGGTGCTGGAAGGCGAGGGCGAGCTGCTGGCCCGGCATCGGGTCTGGTCCGAGGGACGGGCCGACGCGCTGATCCTCGGGCCTGCGAAGGCGGCCGCCGAGCGCAAGCGGCAGGCCGAGTCCGCGCGTCTGGACCGTCTGGCCCAGGCCCTGGCCCGGGATCGCGCGAAACATGCGGCGCAGCTGCCCCTGAAGGCGCAGGCGCGGAGCCTCGCGGCCGAACTCTATCGGCTGAAGGGGGCCACCCGGGAGGCCGTCCTGCTGGATGGGAGTCGCATCGCCCTGCCGGAGGGGGCCACCGCGGAGGATGCAGCGCAGGCCTGGTTCGCGGCGGCGAAGAAGGCCGAGCGGGGTCTGGGCCGGGTGGCCGAGCTCGAAGGTGAGCTCGTGCGGGAGCGGGCCGCCTGGCTGAGGCGGGCGGAGCTGGAGGCGGAAGGCCTTGCGCCGGAGCCGCCGCCTGCGAGACAACCAAGGGGGAAGCAGCCCACGAAGGACAAGGGGACGAAGCGGATGCAGGGTGGCGAAGGCAAGCGCAAGGATGGCAAGGGCGCGGCCTTCCGCAGCGTCATGGTGGATGGCTTCGAGGTGCTCATCGGCAAGGGCGACGCCGAGAACGACCAGCTCACGTTCAAGGTCGCCGACAACCTGGATTTCTGGTTCCACGTGGCCAGCGTGCCCGGCAGCCACGTGGTGATCCGCAATCCCGACAAGCTGAGCGACCTGCCCCGCAGCGTCATCGAGCGCGCCGCCGAGCTGGCCGCCTACCACAGCAAGGCCCGGGACGGCGGCAAGGTGGAAGTCCACATGGCCCGCATCGCCGACATCAGCAAGCCCCGCGGCTTCGCACCCGGCAAGGTCATCCTGAAAAAGTGGGTGGGTATCCGCGTCTATCCCAAGCCCTAG